A stretch of the Vigna radiata var. radiata cultivar VC1973A chromosome 7, Vradiata_ver6, whole genome shotgun sequence genome encodes the following:
- the LOC106769551 gene encoding uncharacterized protein LOC106769551 has protein sequence MKRESELVGLCIEAACESRESVEKWRMQRRSLDRLPSPVADALLRRLIARRLLYPSLLEVFKHSAEEVDVRDNGSVDAEWMAYLGAFRHLRYLNLADCHRITTSALWPITGMNTLQELDLSRCFKVNDAGISHLLSIPNLVKLRISETGVTAKGVKLLASLENLSLLDLGGLPVDDVSLISLQVLKRLQYIDLWGSKISNKGAAVLNRFPKLTYLNLAWTSVTKLPTLSSLECLDMSNCTIDSILEDDKSPFAKLIFSGATFLNESGVFSYANTNLVSFLDVAHTNLHKFFFLSKMKVIQHLNLSSCMMGDDSVEMVACVGANLKSLNLSGTRVSSAGLGILAGHVPNLEILSLSQTPLDDTGISFISMMPSLKDVDLSNTCIKGFLHPGKIDVDSPLSLMALQNLKLERLNLEHTQVRDEALYPLSSFLELRYLSLKSASLADVSLYYLSSIPKLTNLSVCDAVLTNYGIDIFKAPETLKLLDLRGCWLLTEDTILSFCRRHPQVEVIHELGTVYPFNKNGPHHSSPSRSTSRTVQMAKKKDQAPVLPYLADQRLKYSRDELLALQFASLPPASSSESSNSTFEKQLD, from the exons ATGAAGAGGGAAAGCGAGTTGGTTGGACTCTGCATAGAGGCAGCATGTGAGAGCCGAGAAAGCGTTGAAAAATGGCGGATGCAGAGGCGCAGTCTCGATCGCTTACCTTCTCCTGTCGCCGACGCTCTCCTCCGCCGCCTCATTGCCCGTCGTCTCCTCTACCCTTCCCTCCTCGA GGTTTTCAAACACAGCGCCGAAGAGGTTGACGTGAGGGACAACGGTTCCGTGGACGCGGAGTGGATGGCGTATTTGGGAGCTTTTCGTCACTTACGCTACTTGAATCTCGCGGATTGTCATCGAATCACCACTTCAGCACTTTGGCCAATTACAG GAATGAATACTCTTCAGGAGTTGGATCTGTCTAGGTGCTTCAAGGTTAACGATGCCGGGATTAGCCATCTTCTCTCCATTCCTAATCTGGTGAAGTTGCGCATTTCAGAAACTGGCGTCACTGCCAAAGGAGTCAAGCTTCTTGCCTCTCTTGAAAACTTGTCTCTTCTTGACTTAGGTGGCTTGCCCGTGGATGACGTGTCGCTAATTTCGTTACAG GTACTGAAAAGGCTACAATATATTGATCTTTGGGGtagtaaaatatcaaataaaggTGCAGCTGTTCTCAATAGGTTCCCAAAGTTGACCTATCTAAATCTTGCTTGGACCAGTGTCACAAAATTGCCCACACTATCATCTCTTGAATGCCTGGACATGAGTAACTGTACTATTGATTCTATACTTGAAGATGATAAATCTCCTTTCGCAAAGCTTATTTTCTCTGGGGCTACATTCCTGAATGAATCTGGAGTCTTCTCGTATGCAAATACAAATCTCGTATCCTTTTTGGATGTAGCCCATACCAACCTGCATAAATTCTTCTTCTTAAGTAAAATGAAAGTAATACAACACCTCAATCTCAGCTCATGCATGATGGGAGACGATTCAGTTGAAATGGTGGCATGTGTTGGTGCTAACTTGAAAAGTCTGAATCTAAGTGGTACCAGGGTTAGTTCTGCTGGATTAGGGATTTTAGCTGGACATGTTCCCAACCTTGAAATTCTATCATTATCTCAGACACCATTGGATGACACTGGCATCTCATTTATCAGTATGATGCCTTCATTAAAGGATGTTGACCTGAGCAATACATGCATTAAAG GTTTTCTACACCCAGGAAAGATTGATGTGGACTCCCCACTCTCACTGATGGCTTTGCAAAATCTTAAATTAGAAAGGTTGAATTTGGAGCATACGCAAGTTAGGGATGAAGCTTTATACCCCTTGTCAAGCTTCTTAGAGCTGAGATATTTATCACTTAAAAGTGCTTCTCTTGCAGACGTCTCGCTTTACTATTTATCGTCAATTCCAAAATTGACAAATCTTAGTGTTTGTGATGCGGTATTGACAAATTATGGGATTGATATATTTAAGGCTCCTGAAACTCTGAAACTGCTGGACCTCAGAGGTTGTTGGCTCTTAACAGAAGACACTATCTTGTCATTCTGTAGACGTCATCCACAAGTTGAAGTCATACATGAACTTGGTACAGTAtatccttttaataaaaatggtcCTCATCATTCCTCTCCATCTCGATCAACTTCCAGGACCGTGCAAATGGCTAAGAAGAAAGATCAAGCTCCGGTATTACCGTATCTTGCAG aTCAAAGATTAAAGTATAGCAGGGATGAGTTACTTGCATTGCAGTTTGCGTCCTTGCCTCCTGCATCTAGTAGTGAGAGTAGCAATTCAACATTTGAGAAACAATTGGACTGA